A single window of Triplophysa rosa linkage group LG2, Trosa_1v2, whole genome shotgun sequence DNA harbors:
- the ap1b1 gene encoding AP-1 complex subunit beta-1, with translation MVVANAVAALSEIAESHPNSNLLDLNPQTINKLMTALNECTEWGQIFILDCLANYTPRDDRESQSICERVTPRLSHANSAVVLSAVKVLMKFMEMLPKDLDYYGTLLKKLAPPLVTLLSAEPELQYVALRNINLIVQKRPEILKHEMKVFFVKYNDPIYVKLEKLDIMIRLASQANIAQVLAELKEYATEVDVDFVRKAVRAIGRCAIKVEQSAERCVSTLLDLIQTKVNYVVQEAIVVIKDIFRKYPNKYESVIATLCENLDSLDEPEARAAMIWIVGEYAERIDNADELLESFLEGFHDESTQVQLQLLTAIVKLFLKKPTETQELVQQVLSLATQDSDNPDLRDRGYIYWRLLSTDPVAAKEVVLAEKPLISEETDLIEPTLLEELICHIGTLASVYHKPPSAFVEGSRGVQHKRLHARAGSGESAENSDVGQTGPSEAPPAVIPSQGDLLGDLLNLDLAPPTTTIPSVQPSMQMGAMDLLGGGLDSLMGDESDTLGGDLGGSPSMGAGLGVAPAAMPATLGGAPAVGGGLGDLFDLGGGVGMPSGSYVAPKTVWLPAMKAKGLEISGTFARRSGVIQMDLSLTNKAMSVMIDFAIQFNKNSFGLSPAGPLQILTPLSPNQTIDVSLPLSTVGPIMKMEPLNNLQVAVKNNIDVFYFSCQYPLSLLFVEDGKMDRQVFLATWKDIPSENESQFQISSNANLNSDAASNKLQGINIFTIAKRTVEGQDMLYQSVKLTNGIWVLAELRMQTVNPNYTLSVKCRAPEVSQFVYQCYELVLRN, from the exons ATG GTTGTAGCAAACGCAGTTGCTGCTCTGTCTGAGATCGCAGAGTCTCATCCTAACAGCAACCTTCTGGACTTGAATCCTCAGACCATTAACAAGCTTATGACAGCTCTTAATGAATGCACAGAGTGGGGTCAGATCTTCATCCTCGACTGCCTGGCCAACTACACACCTCGTGATGACAGAGAGTCACAGAG TATCTGCGAGCGTGTAACGCCAAGACTGTCCCACGCTAACTCTGCTGTAGTGCTGTCTGCCGTGAAGGTTCTGATGAAGTTTATGGAGATGCTTCCTAAGGATCTAGACTATTATGGCACACTTTTGAAGAAACTTGCTCCTCCTTTAGTCACACTGCTCTCAGCTGAGCCCGAACTGCAGTATGTCGCCCTCAGGAACATTAACCTTATCGTACAGAAACG ccctgaaatcctgaagcatgAGATGAAGGTTTTCTTCGTGAAATACAATGACCCGATCTACGTCAAACTGGAGAAGCTGGACATCATGATCCGCCTGGCGTCTCAGGCCAACATCGCTCAG GTGCTGGCTGAGCTGAAGGAATACGCCACAGAGGTGGATGTAGACTTTGTGCGTAAGGCTGTTCGAGCCATCGGCCGCTGTGCTATTAAAGTCGAG CAATCAGCAGAGCGTTGTGTCAGCACACTGCTTGATCTCATTCAGACCAAGGTTAATTATGTGGTGCAGGAAGCTATTGTGGTCATCAAGGATATCTTCCGCAAGTACCCCAACAA GTATGAAAGTGTGATTGCCACCCTGTGTGAGAACCTGGACTCTTTGGATGAGCCTGAGGCACGGGCGGCCATGATCTGGATTGTGGGAGAGTACGCAGAGAGGATTGACAATGCTGATGAGTTGCTGGAAAGCTTCCTGGAAGGTTTTCATGATGAGAGCACACAG GTGCAGCTGCAGTTGCTGACAGCCATTGTGAAGCTGTTCCTGAAGAAGCCCACTGAGACCCAGGAGCTGGTACAACAAGTGTTGAGTCTCGCCACGCAG GATTCGGATAACCCTGACCTGCGTGATCGCGGCTACATCTACTGGCGCCTACTCTCCACAGACCCCGTGGCGGCTAAGGAGGTGGTATTGGCCGAGAAGCCTCTGATCTCTGAGGAGACGGACCTGATTGAGCCCACCCTGCTAGAGGAGCTCATCTGCCATATCGGTACACTGGCTTCTGTCTACCACAAACCCCCCAGCGCCTTTGTGGAGGGCAGCCGCGGCGTTCAGCATAAGAGACTTCATGCTCGTGCTGGCTC TGGGGAGAGTGCTGAGAACTCGGATGTTGGCCAGACCGGACCTTCTGAAGCACCACCCGCTGTCATTCCATCACAAGGTGATCTCCTAGGCGACCTGCTGAACCTGGATCTGGCCCCGCCCACTACCACTATCCCATCTGTTCAGCCCTCTATGCAGATGGGAGCCATGGACCTCCTGGGAGGCGGTCTGGATAGTCTG ATGGGTGATGAATCGGATACG CTGGGAGGAGATCTTGGCGGAAGTCCTTCG ATGGGCGCAGGTCTGGGAGTTGCCCCAGCAGCCATGCCTGCGACTCTGGGTGGCGCTCCTGCTGTCGGAGGTGGATTAGGAGACCTCTTTGACCTCGGCGGAGGTGTTGGCATGCCAAGTGGATCCTATGTCGCTCCTAAAACT GTGTGGTTACCGGCAATGAAAGCTAAAGGGCTGGAGATTTCTGGGACGTTTGCCCGGCGCAGCGGGGTCATCCAGATGGATTTGTCTCTTACCAACAAAGCCATGAGCGTTATGATTGACTTTGCTATACAGTTCAACAAGAACAG TTTTGGTCTATCACCTGCTGGTCCTCTGCAGATTCTCACTCCTCTGAGCCCTAATCAGACTATTGATGTCAGCCTGCCTCTCAGTACAGTCGGCCCCATCATGAAAATGGAACCTCTTAACAACCTACAG GTAGCTGTGAAGAATAACATTGACGTATTCTACTTCAGTTGCCAGTATCCCCTCAGCCTGCTTTTCGTAGAGGATGGAAAGATGG ACCGTCAGGTGTTCCTGGCCACCTGGAAAGACATTCCAAGTGAAAACGAGTCCCAGTTCCAAATTAGCTCTAACGCTAACCTCAACTCAG ACGCAGCCAGCAACAAGCTGCAGGGCATTAATATCTTCACCATAGCCAAGAGAACCGTAGAGGGACAGGACATGCTGTACCAGTCTGTCAAACTCACCAACGGCATCTGGGTGCTGGCTGAACTGCGCATGCAGACCGTCAACCCCAACTACACG ctGTCTGTAAAGTGCAGAGCGCCCGAGGTCTCTCAGTTTGTGTACCAGTGCTATGAGTTGGTGCTGAGGAACTGA